A window of the Flavobacterium sangjuense genome harbors these coding sequences:
- a CDS encoding fibronectin type III domain-containing protein translates to MNNNFNSNKSSRQKNVFCGFLPMALLLVFSQFAYCQVNTYGFTESNSAYTALTTPTTAIAAPWDDNVTAAVNLGFTFTFNGVNQTQCYISSNGFISFGIAPTTTNYIPLSDATSYTNGGSISALGMNLTSSSSSTTDDVVYTTIGSSPNRVFVVQWTNARRKIMTGNFNFQIRLVETTNVVELSYGVCAPDDTTVLNTQVGIRGVTNDFFQGDVKNRLQTGANVNSTWFGKTIEGTANSNTVRTSVTEYPNNGLKYSFTPSANCVLPAAAPSNLIIGGTSVSTTSFVGNSFTAATPAPTNYLILSSVVATPPTSLNIPNRVYWAINDVISGTYTVISNTNATTFTQTSLTPNTNYYYWVIPYNSGCMGGPYYYFGGMISESKSTCIPAPVGLTTSTIEGNSFTATWSAVTGATDYRIDVSTNSSFSAILPSYNNISSSALTSLAVNGLTPFTTYYFRVRAVGLGCNTNSATATVTTTCGSYPIPYFQNFDTTPVATVPTCFTITNNNSDSVLWQVQNSIASSTPNAIHLATNNPIDSDDWFFTPGLSLTAGVSYRLKFKYNTTSVGTYTENLRVRLGNGPSESSMNITILDLPNLVNTVYQTATIDFTPVTNDVYYLGFQGYSFANQSKIVVDDISVIVSPTCFEPTDVTVNSADVTTATISWTAPVPAPANGYQYYVSTSNAQPSGSVTPSGSVGAGILTATITGLTPATLYYVWVRGNCSSTDKSVWSLIQSFSTDCTTPTLLTVVNGTLCGGGSTTLQATSAPGSTIEWFSDSGGTNLIATGNNYVTPTLFATSTYYAQSRAPGGQVTVGPISPIGEGGSLSTGLTQTFISFSVSTSTTLQSIDIYPLVSGQSGIFTIRNSSNGVLATYPYTTNAAGGNTVQTITFGINLPVGNFFLYMDTLPAAGLLINIDNAAYPYNSSVASITGNGYDNTFYMYAYNWKFSNICRSLLTPVNATVTTAPSISLSQTTATICYGEITPLVTLTGAAAYNNFVWSPNTNIVGSVAAGFTFQPTATTTYSLTASQTSGSLCSSLLSITVTVKPQPPAISILPASATICEGAVQTLNATLAAASAAVIYSENFNGATNWTTVNSSTGGVPANASWTLRTSPYTYTSAYWSVNMSSNDASRFYFTNSDAQGSPGTNRTITYLVSPAINLAGYSSASLSFYHYLRYIPGNKARVEISTDGGATWGLITAFTASKGTASAFVNATADLTAYVGLSVKIRFYYDATWDYGWAVDNINITGALALEVSWSPATALYFNAAATTPYIAGTPTSTVYAKPSVTTTYTGTALGANGCSTFSSSVITVQPAPTLGVLSSNQSMCANWLPTSLNLVGSVGTIVRWEYATDAAFTVGLTTIANTTTTLTTAQIGTYAGTRYYRVVLQNGTCPVVYSNSVYVGFLSTTWDGSTWSNGAPTSTTKAIFNGNYTSGGDLQACSVEVLSGAVNFLSGHTLTVENDVKITGGSLIFQNTASLVQVNTLNNLGVQFTNTGNITYRRNSTPVRKFDYTYWSSPVSPQTLIGFSPGTNLFYSFNSSTGYYNNAFGTDVMVAAKGYLIRTPDVAPFNTITANVFTGSFIGVPNTGNITIPIVGGSNQVNLIGNPYPCALSANSFLSDPLNVPVIGATIYLWTHNTAISGNNYSANDYAVYNYTGGVGTGTATTSPGVNTSVPNGKIAAGQGFFVKGLAVGNATFKNSMRLVGNNNQFFKMSNPPSETSIVDDLERHRFWLDIYNPEGAFKQLLVGYIEDATNSGIDRGFDGEMIDVGNVITLYTMQEDKKLSIQGRALPFNEADIIPIGYKSTIAGTYLIKLSNFDGLFESQTIYIEDRLLNVIHDLRTSDYQFATVIGTFENRFSIRFTNTALGINIPVFNASQVVIYKNGANDFVVSTGTTTMESIKVYDVRGRLLFKKKDINASQTTFDGGMVNEVLLVQITTTDGVVVTKRVIR, encoded by the coding sequence ATGAATAATAATTTTAACTCAAATAAAAGCTCGAGACAAAAAAATGTTTTTTGTGGGTTTTTGCCTATGGCGTTACTTTTAGTATTCAGTCAGTTTGCATATTGTCAAGTAAATACCTATGGGTTTACTGAATCAAATTCAGCATACACCGCCTTAACAACACCGACAACCGCTATTGCTGCTCCTTGGGATGACAATGTAACTGCTGCTGTTAATTTAGGTTTTACCTTTACCTTTAATGGGGTAAATCAAACGCAGTGTTATATTAGTTCAAACGGATTTATTTCTTTTGGGATTGCTCCAACAACTACAAATTATATACCTCTTAGTGATGCTACTTCCTATACAAATGGTGGAAGTATTAGCGCCTTAGGAATGAATTTAACTTCTTCAAGTTCCAGTACTACAGATGATGTTGTTTACACAACAATAGGTTCATCACCAAATAGAGTTTTTGTAGTACAATGGACTAATGCGCGAAGAAAAATCATGACAGGTAATTTTAATTTTCAGATACGATTAGTTGAAACGACAAATGTTGTTGAGTTGTCTTATGGTGTTTGTGCTCCTGATGATACCACTGTTTTAAATACTCAAGTTGGTATACGTGGTGTGACAAATGATTTTTTTCAAGGAGATGTTAAAAACCGTTTGCAAACAGGTGCAAATGTTAATAGTACATGGTTTGGAAAAACTATCGAAGGGACTGCTAATTCAAATACTGTTAGAACCAGTGTGACAGAATATCCTAATAATGGACTTAAATATTCATTTACTCCATCAGCTAATTGTGTTTTGCCTGCAGCCGCACCGTCTAATCTTATAATAGGAGGGACAAGTGTCAGCACAACAAGTTTTGTTGGTAATAGTTTTACAGCAGCTACCCCTGCACCAACCAATTATTTAATATTAAGTAGTGTCGTTGCTACACCACCTACTAGTTTAAATATTCCAAATAGAGTTTATTGGGCTATAAATGATGTTATATCAGGAACTTATACGGTGATTAGTAATACTAATGCAACCACTTTTACACAAACGTCTTTAACTCCAAATACAAATTATTATTATTGGGTTATACCTTATAATTCGGGTTGTATGGGTGGTCCATACTATTATTTTGGAGGTATGATTTCAGAATCAAAATCCACTTGTATACCAGCACCGGTAGGTTTGACAACATCAACAATCGAAGGGAATTCTTTTACAGCTACCTGGAGTGCAGTAACTGGGGCTACAGACTATCGTATCGACGTTTCTACCAACAGTAGTTTTAGTGCTATTCTTCCTAGCTACAATAACATTTCATCTAGTGCACTTACTAGTTTGGCAGTTAACGGACTAACTCCTTTTACTACTTATTATTTTCGAGTTAGAGCTGTCGGTTTAGGTTGTAATACTAATAGTGCAACTGCCACTGTTACTACAACTTGTGGATCTTATCCAATTCCTTATTTTCAAAATTTTGACACAACACCAGTAGCGACGGTTCCAACTTGTTTTACTATTACTAATAATAATTCAGATAGTGTACTTTGGCAAGTTCAAAATTCTATAGCGTCATCTACACCAAATGCTATTCATTTGGCTACAAATAATCCTATTGATTCAGACGATTGGTTTTTTACTCCCGGATTAAGTTTAACAGCCGGAGTTTCTTATCGATTAAAATTTAAGTACAATACCACTAGTGTTGGAACATATACTGAAAATCTCAGAGTTCGTTTAGGTAATGGTCCTTCTGAATCTAGCATGAATATTACTATATTGGATTTACCCAATCTTGTAAATACGGTATATCAAACGGCTACAATTGACTTTACACCAGTTACTAATGATGTTTATTATTTAGGATTTCAGGGCTATAGTTTTGCCAATCAAAGTAAAATTGTTGTAGACGATATTAGTGTTATTGTTTCACCTACTTGTTTTGAACCGACAGATGTCACAGTCAATTCTGCAGATGTTACCACGGCAACTATTTCGTGGACCGCACCTGTCCCGGCACCAGCCAATGGATATCAATATTATGTTAGCACTTCTAATGCACAACCTAGTGGATCTGTAACACCATCGGGTTCAGTAGGTGCTGGAATCTTAACAGCAACCATTACAGGATTGACACCTGCAACTTTATATTATGTTTGGGTTAGAGGTAATTGTAGTTCTACAGATAAAAGTGTGTGGAGTTTAATTCAATCTTTTAGTACTGATTGTACAACACCAACTTTGCTAACTGTTGTTAATGGGACGCTATGCGGTGGTGGATCAACAACTCTGCAAGCCACTTCTGCTCCTGGCTCTACTATAGAATGGTTTTCTGACTCAGGTGGAACAAACTTGATAGCAACTGGAAATAATTATGTTACTCCTACACTTTTTGCAACTAGTACTTATTATGCTCAATCAAGAGCACCGGGAGGTCAGGTAACTGTTGGTCCAATTTCGCCAATAGGTGAAGGAGGGTCTTTAAGTACAGGACTTACCCAAACTTTTATAAGTTTTTCGGTTTCAACATCGACCACCTTGCAATCAATAGATATTTATCCTTTAGTTTCCGGGCAAAGTGGGATATTTACTATTCGAAATTCGTCTAATGGAGTACTAGCGACATATCCTTATACTACCAATGCAGCTGGAGGAAATACAGTGCAAACTATTACATTTGGAATTAATTTACCAGTGGGTAATTTTTTTCTATACATGGATACCTTGCCAGCGGCAGGTTTATTAATTAATATTGATAATGCCGCGTATCCCTATAATTCTTCTGTTGCCAGCATAACAGGGAATGGTTATGATAATACATTTTATATGTATGCTTATAATTGGAAATTCTCAAATATTTGTCGTTCACTTCTAACACCCGTAAACGCTACAGTAACTACCGCACCAAGTATTTCTTTGAGCCAAACAACTGCTACTATTTGTTATGGAGAAATTACGCCATTGGTGACCCTTACCGGTGCTGCTGCTTATAATAATTTTGTATGGTCACCTAATACAAATATTGTAGGCTCTGTAGCTGCTGGTTTTACTTTTCAACCTACTGCTACTACAACCTATTCTTTAACAGCTTCACAAACATCAGGAAGTTTATGCTCGTCATTATTAAGTATAACGGTAACCGTAAAACCACAGCCTCCTGCTATTAGCATACTACCTGCATCAGCTACAATTTGTGAAGGCGCTGTTCAGACATTAAATGCTACTTTAGCAGCTGCAAGCGCAGCGGTAATTTACAGTGAAAACTTTAATGGTGCTACTAATTGGACAACAGTTAATAGCTCTACCGGAGGAGTCCCTGCCAATGCTTCCTGGACTTTGAGAACTAGCCCTTATACATATACTAGTGCATATTGGAGTGTCAATATGAGCAGTAATGATGCGTCACGTTTTTATTTTACTAACTCAGATGCTCAAGGCAGTCCCGGAACCAATAGAACGATAACCTATTTAGTATCACCTGCAATTAATTTAGCGGGTTATAGTAGCGCTTCACTTAGCTTTTATCATTATTTAAGATACATTCCGGGAAACAAAGCCAGAGTTGAGATATCAACTGATGGTGGTGCTACTTGGGGTCTTATAACTGCCTTTACTGCTTCTAAAGGTACCGCTTCTGCTTTTGTTAACGCAACAGCAGATTTAACAGCTTATGTTGGTTTATCCGTTAAGATTCGATTTTATTATGATGCTACTTGGGATTATGGATGGGCAGTAGACAATATAAATATTACAGGGGCACTGGCACTTGAAGTAAGTTGGTCACCAGCAACGGCACTTTATTTTAATGCAGCTGCAACAACTCCTTATATTGCCGGAACACCTACTTCAACTGTCTATGCCAAACCTAGTGTGACTACAACATACACAGGAACAGCTCTTGGAGCTAATGGATGCTCCACTTTTAGTTCAAGTGTTATAACGGTTCAACCAGCACCAACATTAGGCGTTTTATCAAGCAACCAATCCATGTGTGCAAATTGGTTACCAACTAGTTTAAATTTAGTGGGTTCAGTTGGTACAATTGTTAGGTGGGAGTATGCGACTGATGCTGCTTTTACTGTCGGTTTAACCACTATTGCCAATACCACAACAACTTTAACAACAGCTCAAATAGGAACTTATGCGGGGACACGCTATTACAGAGTTGTGCTTCAAAACGGAACCTGTCCGGTAGTATATTCTAATTCGGTATATGTAGGATTCTTATCAACAACTTGGGATGGATCGACGTGGAGTAATGGTGCTCCAACATCTACAACTAAAGCAATTTTTAATGGGAACTATACCTCAGGAGGCGATCTTCAAGCATGTTCAGTTGAGGTGCTTTCGGGTGCTGTTAACTTTCTTTCGGGCCACACTTTAACAGTAGAAAATGATGTAAAAATAACAGGAGGTTCATTAATTTTTCAAAATACAGCCAGCTTGGTTCAGGTAAATACTTTGAATAATTTAGGTGTCCAGTTTACAAACACAGGAAATATTACCTATAGAAGAAATAGTACTCCGGTTCGTAAATTCGACTATACATATTGGTCTTCGCCGGTAAGTCCGCAAACATTAATAGGTTTTTCTCCCGGAACAAATTTATTCTATAGTTTTAATTCATCTACGGGTTATTATAATAATGCTTTTGGAACTGATGTTATGGTGGCCGCCAAAGGATATCTAATAAGAACACCCGATGTCGCTCCATTTAATACGATTACCGCTAATGTATTTACAGGTTCGTTTATTGGAGTACCAAATACAGGGAATATAACTATTCCAATTGTGGGTGGAAGCAATCAGGTTAATTTAATCGGAAATCCATATCCATGTGCATTGAGCGCTAATTCGTTTTTATCTGATCCATTGAATGTACCAGTTATTGGAGCAACAATTTATTTATGGACACATAACACAGCAATATCCGGCAATAACTATTCGGCTAATGACTACGCTGTATACAATTACACTGGAGGAGTTGGTACCGGAACAGCTACGACAAGTCCGGGCGTGAATACAAGTGTTCCGAATGGGAAAATTGCGGCAGGACAAGGATTCTTTGTTAAAGGATTAGCTGTTGGAAATGCTACTTTTAAGAACTCTATGAGATTGGTTGGTAATAACAATCAATTTTTTAAAATGTCAAATCCACCAAGTGAAACATCAATAGTGGATGATTTGGAACGCCATCGTTTTTGGCTGGATATCTATAACCCAGAAGGCGCATTCAAACAACTTTTAGTTGGTTATATAGAAGATGCTACAAATTCAGGTATTGATAGAGGTTTTGACGGAGAGATGATAGATGTCGGGAATGTGATTACACTCTATACGATGCAGGAAGATAAAAAACTTAGTATTCAAGGACGTGCGTTACCATTTAATGAAGCTGATATAATTCCTATAGGATACAAATCGACTATTGCCGGAACCTATCTAATTAAATTATCCAATTTTGATGGTTTGTTTGAATCACAAACTATCTATATTGAAGACAGACTTTTAAATGTTATTCATGATTTGAGAACAAGTGATTATCAGTTTGCTACTGTAATTGGGACTTTTGAGAATCGCTTTAGTATCCGATTTACAAATACTGCTTTAGGTATCAATATTCCTGTTTTTAATGCAAGTCAAGTAGTGATTTATAAAAATGGGGCTAATGATTTTGTTGTTAGTACCGGAACAACCACGATGGAATCGATAAAAGTTTATGATGTAAGAGGTCGATTACTCTTTAAGAAAAAAGATATTAATGCTTCACAAACAACCTTTGACGGAGGTATGGTTAATGAAGTGTTATTAGTTCAAATTACAACAACCGATGGAGTAGTAGTTACTAAACGGGTTATTCGTTAA
- a CDS encoding phosphoribosyltransferase family protein — MSQNIILNHLEIDHKIKRIAYQIYETFAEENEVIIAGIANNGYVFAEKIGAVLKTISDLKVTLCEVKIDKQNPSSKITTSIPKEIYINKSIVLVDDVLNSGTTLIYGVKHFLEIPVKKIKTAVLVDRNHKKFPVKADFKGISLSTSLKEHVHVVFEGKNNHAYLV, encoded by the coding sequence ATGAGTCAAAATATAATTCTTAATCATCTGGAAATAGATCATAAAATCAAAAGAATTGCCTATCAAATTTACGAGACCTTTGCCGAAGAAAATGAAGTGATTATAGCTGGTATCGCAAATAATGGCTATGTTTTTGCAGAAAAAATAGGTGCCGTTTTAAAAACTATCTCCGATTTAAAAGTTACTTTATGTGAGGTTAAGATTGACAAACAAAATCCTTCATCCAAAATCACCACTTCAATTCCAAAGGAAATATACATAAACAAAAGCATCGTCTTGGTTGATGACGTACTAAACTCAGGCACCACACTGATATATGGTGTCAAACATTTTTTAGAAATCCCGGTAAAAAAAATCAAAACAGCTGTTTTGGTTGACCGAAATCACAAAAAATTTCCGGTTAAAGCTGACTTCAAAGGAATCTCACTATCCACTTCCTTAAAAGAACATGTACATGTTGTATTTGAAGGCAAAAACAATCACGCCTATTTAGTCTAA